From a single Nicotiana tomentosiformis chromosome 2, ASM39032v3, whole genome shotgun sequence genomic region:
- the LOC104112590 gene encoding transcription repressor OFP15-like, with translation MKLPSLFKITENSSLSPLPWPLPPCKNPKTLSFRAENHNIFSEYYGYSEFSNDVDNIETVIEGLKTEKKRLFFEPGKTSSILEEAKNSNGFEFLPFKESCMVMTMDSMDPFLDFKKSMEEMVEANHEIKDCEKCLEELLTAYLKVNEKSNHRYIIDAFFDLLISLSISKNCVASSLTSTSHSFTSPLSFCSSSFSTSPCLSLLEAEDEIIVKNVDSVISSSDV, from the coding sequence ATGAAACTCCCTTCTCTCTTTAAAATTACAGAAAACTCTTCTCTTTCTCCATTACCATGGCCATTGCCACCTTGTAAAAACCCTAAAACTCTCTCTTTTCGAGCTGAAAACCATAACATTTTCAGTGAGTATTATGGTTATTCAGAGTTTTCCAACGATGTTGATAACATAGAGACAGTGATTGAAGGCCTAAAAACAGAAAAAAAGAGGCTGTTTTTTGAGCCAGGGAAAACTAGTTCTATTCTTGAAGAGGCAAAAAATAGTAATGGTTTTGAGTTTCTTCCATTTAAGGAGTCATGTATGGTAATGACAATGGATTCAATGGACCCTTTTTTGGATTTCAAGAAATCAATGGAAGAAATGGTAGAAGCAAATCATGAGATTAAAGATTGTGAAAAATGTCTTGAAGAGCTTTTGACTGCTTATTTGAAGGTTAATGAGAAAAGTAATCATAGATATATTATTGATGCATTTTTTGATTTGTTGATTAGCCTTTCTATTAGTAAAAATTGTGTGGCTTCTTCTCTAACTTCAACTAGCCATTCTTTTACTTCTCCATTGTCATTTTGTTCTTCTAGTTTTTCTACTAGTCCTTGTTTGTCTTTGTTAGAAGCTGAGGATGAGATTATTGTGAAAAATGTTGATAGTGTAATTTCATCTTCAGATGTttga